Part of the Halodesulfovibrio aestuarii DSM 17919 = ATCC 29578 genome, TTCAGCAATATTGCCTGCCGAATTCACTCCTTACCTTTCAGGAATATTTAGAGGACTACGCAACAGAATCTACCAGAAAAGTAGGCAAAGCCTGCATCTCCAACGAAGTAGAGAACTGTCCCGAAGACAGACGCACTGTTGTGGAATCACGTCTAAAACGCATAGAACAGGGAGAACGTGACCTCTACCTGTAGCAGACTGATATTGCAGCCATTATCCAGCATATAGTACGGAACCTTATTACTATATGTGCGCAGCACTTCAGTTACATACTTCAGCCGTCACCTTATATTTTAGGGTGACGGCAACCCTAGCAGCGCGCAACTGCTATTCTTTAAGGAAGTTTTGTACATGTCTTTAACACGTAATGAGATTATTGAAATTTTAAAAAACCCTGTCGCGGAAAGTACATCCTTCAGCGACGTAGACAACTCACTCTTCACCGCCGCAACAGCTACAGCTCGGGCATTGTTTAACAATACCGTATACCAGCGTGGTATTATTGAATTTTCTTCATACTGTAGAAAAAACTGTCACTATTGTGGTCTCAGAAACAAAAACACAGACCTTGTGCGATACCGCCTGACCCATGACGAAATAATGCAGGCAGTTGATAATGCTGCTTCCATTGGGATGGGAACCATCGTTCTTCAGGCCGGAGAAGACGAAGACGTAAACCCCCATTTTATCTATACTATTGTTCGAACCATTAAAGAAAAATACAATCTGGCAGTAACACTTTCTATTGGCGATCATCCGGATGATGTTTATCGACTATGGCGTGACAGCGGTGCAGACAGGTATCTGCTAAAAATTGAAACCACCGATACTGACCTGCATAGCCTCTACAGACCTGGCCAACAGCTGTACGACAGGCTGAACCGCATTGAATCACTTCAACGTCTAGGCTACGAAGTCGGCTCGGGGATTATTATCGGGCTCCCGGGAATGACGGAAGAAAACCTCACAGATGATCTTTTGCTCCTTAGTACAATGGGACTGGATATGATAGCCTGCGGGCCTTTTATCCCTCACCCGCAAACACCACTGCGTCACGCAAAACAAGGCTCGCTTGTCGAAAGCCTGCGCGTTACCGCACTCCTTCGTCTTTTAAATCCGGCAGCCAACATTCCAGCGACAAGTGCTTTGGACTCCTTGCCTTCCGGATGCAACAACAACGGACGCATAATGGGCTTAAATGCAGGCGCCAACGTTATTATGCCTTCCATTACTCCAGATGAAGTCCGAAGCCGTTATTCCATCTACCCCGGCAAAAACA contains:
- the hydE gene encoding [FeFe] hydrogenase H-cluster radical SAM maturase HydE yields the protein MSLTRNEIIEILKNPVAESTSFSDVDNSLFTAATATARALFNNTVYQRGIIEFSSYCRKNCHYCGLRNKNTDLVRYRLTHDEIMQAVDNAASIGMGTIVLQAGEDEDVNPHFIYTIVRTIKEKYNLAVTLSIGDHPDDVYRLWRDSGADRYLLKIETTDTDLHSLYRPGQQLYDRLNRIESLQRLGYEVGSGIIIGLPGMTEENLTDDLLLLSTMGLDMIACGPFIPHPQTPLRHAKQGSLVESLRVTALLRLLNPAANIPATSALDSLPSGCNNNGRIMGLNAGANVIMPSITPDEVRSRYSIYPGKNSPASTQHSAVKQLQSKVQQAGFTLSSQAGSSMRRTFGTQSAI